The following nucleotide sequence is from Halorussus caseinilyticus.
GGTCTCGGTTTGGGCACGCTGTTCGGGTCGCGGGCGAGCGACGACGGGTAGGTGGCGGCGAACGAGTAGGTGACGGCGAGGGGTCGCACTCCGAGACGCGCCACTTTTGGACTCCGAATCCCTACTCGCGGGCATGACTCTCACAGCGGGCGTCGTCGCGGTGCAGGGCGACGTGAGCGAACACGCCGAGGCGGTCCGACGCGCGGGCGAGGTCCACGGCCGCGAGACCGAAGTCCGCGAAATCCGGACCAGCGGGACGGTCCCCGACTGCGACCTCCTGTTGCTTCCCGGCGGCGAATCGACCACCATCTCGCGGTTGCTCCACGACGAGGGCATCGCCGAGGAAATCGTCGCGCACGTCGAGGCCGGAAAGCCGGTGCTGGCGACCTGCGCGGGCCTCATCGTGGCCGCGACCGACGCGGGCGACGACCGAGTTCGGAACCTCGGCGTCGCGGACGTGACGGTCGAACGCAACGCCTTCGGCAGGCAGAAAGACAGCTTCGAGGCCCCGCTGGACGTGGCGGGTCTCGACGACCCGTTCCCGGCGGTTTTCATCCGCGCACCACTCATCGGCGACGTGGGCGAGGGCGTGGAGGTTCTCGCGGAGTGGGACGGCCGCCCGGTCGCGGTCCGGGACGGTCCGGTCGTCGGCACCTCGTTCCACCCCGAACTCACGCCCGACTCGCGGATTCACGGTCTCGGTCTCTTCGACAACGACGGCCGAGCGGTCGCCGAGGACGGCGCGGAGCCGACCCCCGACCGGTGACTCCCGGCCAGAAACCCCCGTTTCTCCTCGCCTTCCGGAATGCGCTCGGCCCAACAGACCACCGGAATGCGCTCGGCCCAACAGACTACGGTTTGGGTAGATAAAAGGGGCCGCCCGCTCGCGGTCACGCGAGCGGGCGGGGCTTTCTGGGCGTTCGACCCGACGATGCTTGCGGTCGCGTCGTCTGCGTTCGAGTCATGGTTTCCAGTAAGGCAGACTTTTCTTTCTGGCTCCCGTCGGTCCGGCCATGGACGCCGACATCGACGCGGTGCGCGTGGCGATGACCGACGACGGGCCGGTTCCGGTCATCGTACTCGCACCCAACGACGAGGAGGGCGTACTCCCGATATTCATCGGCTTCGAGGAGGCCGTCAGCATCGCTCGCGGAATGGAGGCCGAGGACATCGGCAGGCCGATGACCCACGACCTGACGCTCGACCTCGTGGAGGAGCTGGGCGGGCGCGTCACTCGCGTCGTGGTCTCGGCGCTGGAAGACAACACCTACATCGCGGACCTCCACGTCGATACGCCCCGCGGCGAGGCGGTGGTGGACGCCCGGCCGAGCGATTCGCTGGCGCTGGCCGCCCGGACCAACGCCCCGGTCGAAGTCGAAGACGACGTGTTCGAGTCGGGCCGCCGGGACCGCGACGAGTTCGACCAGTTGCAGGACATCAAAGAGGTCGTGGACCTCGAACCATGAGCGACCAATCGGCCTCCGGCGAATCCCCGACCCACGCCGAAGACGCGACCGACGCCGTGCTTGAGGAGTTGTTCGCGGTCGTAGAGGACCGCAAGGAGACTCTCCCCGAGGACTCCTACACCGCCTCGCTGTTCACCCACGAGAAAGGCGAGAACGCGGTGCTGGAGAAGTTGGGCGAGGAGACCACCGAACTCCTACTGGCGGCGAAAGACGACGACCGCGAGGAAATCGCCCACGAGAGCGCCGACATCGTGTATCACCTCCTCGTCCTGCTGTCGATGAAGGAGATGGACGTGGCGGACCTGCGGGCGGAACTGCGCGACCGGCGCTGAAAGATTTCTCTCTCTTTCTCTGAGAAATGTTTTGCATCACGAGGTATTCCTATATCTTCGTTCGACAAACCAAAATCTGTCTTTGCTCTCGGTGGGCACGTGCGGGAGCGGCACGCGCGCGCCGCGCCCGAACACGCGGTGACGCACCGTCGTTCGCGCAGTAGCGACTCGCCGCGTAGCGCCTGTGAAACGATTCGCTCCACTGCGGAACCGCTACGCCACCTTCTCGACGCGGTGCATCACGACTTCGCTGTCGGGGTCCCACTCGAAGTCGTCGTGCGCCCGGTTCAGCATCTCGCGGTACTGTTCCATGTCCGACATCCCCTCGGCGCGGGCGTCCTCGTCGGTCAAGTCGCCGAGCGTCCGCTCTCGGATTTCGACGACCTCGAACTGGTCGCCGTCCAACTCGAACCGGTCGCCCTCGTCGGCGTAGTGGTCGCCGCGGTGAATCTGAGTGATTTCGCCCGCGCTGACTCCGCGTTGCATGTGTTCGCTCGGGAACAGGTCTCCGGCGTCGATAGTTGCCATACCACGGGGTTCGGACCGAGCGCAAAAAATCCTTATCTCTTTGACTCGACACCTCGAAGGCGCGCGTTGCACTTCTCCGCGCGCCTCGCGTCACTCCTCGGCGACCCACCCGCCGACTGCACCGGCGAGCGCACTTTCGAGACCCATGAGGAGCGCGATGACGACGCCGACGAGGAAGACGCCGCCGCCGAGCAGGGGACCGAACGGGCCGAGTCCGACCGCACCGAGGACGCTCACCGCGACGCTGAATATCAACGCGACGAAGATGCCGCCGAGCGACCCGGCGAGCAGGCCGTGCCACCCTCCCCGTCGTGGGCCGCCAGCGGCCACGTACCCGGCGACGAACCCGCCGACCAGTCCCGCGGTGAGTTGGCCGAGACCGGGGATAGCGAGACCGACGACCCCGACGACGGTCATGACGACGAACCCGAGCGTGACTGCGTACCAGTTGGTCATCTTGGCCCTCTGTACGCCGTGAGGCGGGTTAAGGGTTCGTCGTCGCGGGCGTCGGGGAAGCGACGGCGTTACTCCAGTCCCACCCGCTCGGCGTACTCCTCGAAGACTTCCCACGTCGGGTCCACCTCGGGGTGGGACACCTCTTCGCCGTCTACGACGACGCCTTCGCCCTCGCGGACCCGGCCGATTTCGGCCGCCGGGATGTTCTCGGACTCCAGCGCGGCGAGTACGTCGTCCACGCCGCCGGACTCGACGGTCAGGACCAGCGTCCCCTCGCTGGTCGCGGTCCACGGGTCGATGCCGAAGTACTCGCAGGACTCCGCGACGCCGGGGAGGACCGGCACCGCGCCGGAGTCCACGTCGAGGCGGACGCCTCCGGCGCGGGCGAGTTCGACCAGCGCGCCCTGCAACCCGCCTTCGGTCGCGTCGTGCATCGCGGTGACCGGCCCTGCGGCCGCGGCGGTCAGCGCGTCCCGGACCGGACTCATGTCCCAGAACCGCTCTTTCGCCTCGGCGAGGGTCGAGTCGGGCAGGTCGATTTCGTCCTCGAACAGCGTCACGAGGAAACCGGGGACTTCGATTGCGGGTCCCTTCGTGACGAGCAGGTGGTCGCCGGGAGTCGCGCCGTCGGGTCGCACGAGGTCCGCGGGGTCGCCGACCGCGAGGGTGGTCGCGCCCCCGACCCACGGGTACTGACACCCGCCGTAGCGGGCGGTGTGGCCCGTGACGATGGCGACGCCCAACTCGGTGGCTTCGCGGTCGAACGTCTCCCAAACCGTGGCGAACTCGTCGTCGGTCATCTCCGGCGGGAGGGTGAACGTGACCGCGAGGTGCGAGGGCGGGATGCCCGACACCGCGGCGTCCGAGAGCGCGACGTGGACCGCGAACCACGCCGCCTTCTCGAACCCGAGCGCCGGGGTCAGCGAGAGTGGGTCGCTGGCGAGGACGACTGCTTCGCCGCCGACCTCCACGACGCCGAAGTCGACGCCGTGTTGCGGTCCGAGGCGAACGTCTCCGCGGTCGGCCCCGAGGTGCGGGTAGATGTGCCGGTCGAAGAAGTCGCGGTCCACCTTGCCGAGGTCAGTCATTGGCGACGGTTGGGGCGGTGCGGCCAAATCGGTGGTGGTTCGCGGGGACGGTAGTACCCTGTTCGGCAGAGCTGACGACTGTGGCGAATTAGGTAGAACCGACGGCGACGGCGAGACGGTAGCTTCAGGGCTGAGCACGGGAGTTTACCGAACCGCAGACCGCCACCGCAACCGCGACCACACGGCACCGCGCCCCGGACCTCCCGCCGCGGGCGCGCAGTTCTGCGCGCCCGCGGCGCGTCCCGTGGCTTGCCACGCCGGTCGCGCTCGGTTTACGTTTCAGATGCGCGATGGCAGGACAATCGGCCGCCGTCGTGATGAATAAAGCCCCCGCCCGCTCGCGGTCTCGTCCCGAACTAAGCAAACAAATACGCCCACTAAGAAAATGAAAATGAGTCTAAGACAAATACAAAAGCACCTCTTCCTACAGGCCGCCTCGCCTAACGGCCAAAACGTAATGACGGTCGCCGTGTTCGTAGGCCCACGGAATGAGGGGGAGCGAGCTATCGTCGTCCACGGAGAGTCCGACCGCCCGCCTGCTGGCTACGTTCGCGGTCTCGTACGGGTTCTACCTCGCGCTGGGTAACGCCGCCGACCCGTTCGACCTCGTTACCGGCGCGGTCAGCGCCGGAGTCGTCGCCGTCGCGTTCGCGGGGTTCGCGTTCCCCGAGTCGCCGTCGGTGCGTCGGACCGGCGGGCGACTCGTCCGGGCGCTGGCGGCACTGCCCGTCCTGCTCTGGGAGATTCTGAAGGCCAACGTCGCGCTGGCGGCGATTCTGCTCGACCCGCGACTCCCCATCGACCCCTCGGTCGTCCGGGTGGAATCGGCGGCCGAGTCGGACCTCGAACGCACCGCCTTCGCCAGCGCGGTCACGCTCACGCCCGGCACGGTGGTCCTCGACGTGACCGACGACGCCTATCACGTCCACGCGCTGACCGCCGCCTCTCGGGAGTCGCTCCGCGAGGGGTCGCTCTCGCGCGTCGTGGCCTCCGTCTTCCGGGACCGTGAGGACCTCGAGCGCCGGGAAGGGGACGGAGGGCGAGAATGACGGACGCGCCGACCGACTTTCTGCTCGGGGTCGCGGTGGTGCTGGTCGCGCTGGCGGGGGTCGTCGGCTATCGCGTCGTGGTCGGGCCGACCCTCCAAGACCGGGTGGTCGCGGTCAACGCCCTCGGAACCACTGCCGTCGTCGTCCTCGCTCTGCTCGCCGCGGCGTTAGACGACCCCGGCTTGCTCGACGTGGCGCTGGCCTACGGCCTGCTCAACTTCCTGCTGAGCGTCGGTCTCGCTCGGGTCCTCGGCGAGCAGAACGCGCCCACCGCGGGGAAGTCGCCGGACGCGGACGGAGGCCCGCGATGACCCCGCGGGAGGCCGTCGTCGCCCTGCTCGCGGTCGGGAGCGTGGCGTTCACCGGTCTCGCGGCCGTGGGTCTGCTCCGCCTGCCCGAGGTGTACTCGCGCGCCCACGCCGCCTCGAAAGCCGACACCCTCGGTGCGCTCTCGGCGTTCGCGGCGGTCGGAGTCGCGTTCGGCGTCGATTCGGCCACGCTGAAGACGATTTTCCTCTTCGTCTTCGTGCTGGCGACGACTCCCGCCGCGACCCACGCAGTGGTTCGGACCGCCTACCGTGCCGAGAGCGAGCGCGGAGCGAGACCCGTCGAATCCGCCGACTCAGCGGGCGACGACCGGGGTGAGCGCGATGACTGACCCCCTCGTGGTCGCGCTTCTCGCGCTCGCGGTCCTGCTGGCGGTCGGGATTGCGGTCCTCGCCGACGCGGTGGCCACGGTGGTCGTCTTCGGCGCGTACGGTCTCTCGCTCGCCCTGCTCTGGGCCGCCCTGCGCGCGCCGGACGTGGCGCTGACCGAGGCCGCGGTCGGGGCCGGTATCTCGACCGCGCTGTTTCTGGCGGTCTTGGGGCGCTCTCCGGCCGAGTTCGCGGTCTCGCTCTCCCGACCCCGGTTTCGGGTCCGGCCCGCGACTGCGCTCACGGCGGTCGGCACGGCGCTCGCGCTCGGGGTCACGGTCCCGGCGCTCCCGGCGTTCGGCGACCCGAGCGCGCCGCCGTTCGGCCGGGTGGTCCCGTTCTACCTCGCCGACGCGCCGACGCTCGGCGTCGAGAACGTCGTGACCGCGATTCTGGTGGTCTATCGCGGGTTCGACACCTTCGGCGAGGTGGTCGTGGTGTTCACCGCGGGCGTGGCGGCCGCGGCGGTCCTCCGGGAGGTGTCGGCGTGAGCGACACCGAGGACGGGACGCCCGGCGATGACGCCCGCGGCGTCGTCGCCGACGCGACCGCCAGACTGGTCGCGCCGTTCGCGGCTACCTTCGGCCTGTTCACGACGTTCCACGGCACGTCGTCTGTCGGCGGTGGCTTTCAGGGCGGCGTCGTGCTGGCGGCCACGGTCATCCTGTTGGCGTTCGCGGTCGGCCCGCCGCGGGTGCGCGCGGCGCTCGCGGTTCCGCGCACGTCCGCGCTCGCGGCCGGTGGCGTCCTCGGGTTCGCGGCGGTCGGGGTCGGGCCGGTCGCGTTCGGCGGCGCGGTCCTCGAACTCGCGGCGTACCCGATTCCGAAGCCAGCGGTCTACGCGACCGAACTCGCGGAGGTCGCCATCGCCGCCACCGTCGCGGCCACACTCGTCGGACTCTTCTTCGTCCTCGCGGGGGAGACCGATGCTTGAAGCGTACCTCGCTCGCCTGCCCTATCTCGCGGCCGTCGCGCTGGTCGGGGTCGGACTCGGCGTGCTGGTCGGCGAACCGAGTCGCCTCAAGAAGGTGGTGGGTCTCAACGTCTTCCAGACCGGCGTCCTCCTCTTTTTCGTCGCGGCGGCCTACCGGTCCGGCGGGCGCTCGCCGCTGGTTCGGGACGCGACGCGGGACGCGCCGTCGGTCAACCCGCTCCCCCACGTCCTCGTGCTGACAGCCATCGTGGTCGGGGTGAGTCTGACCGCGCTAGCGTTGGCGCTCGTGGTGCGAGTCCGGGCGGAGGAACGGGGAGGTGGCGCGTGACCGCACTCTTGCTCCCCGCGCTGGTCGCGCTCCCGGTCGTCGGCGCGGCGCTGGCAGTCCTCGCGGGCGACCGACTCGGCCGGTGGGTCACGGCGGGGACGCTCGCGCTCCAGACTGGTCTCGCGGCCGCGCTCGTGGGCCGAGTCGCCGACGACGGTCCGACTCGGACCGTCGTCGGCGGGTTTCGCCCGGCGGTGGGCGTCGAGTTACGCGCCGACCCGCTTGCCGCGCTGATAGTCGCGCTGGTGGCCGCCGTCGCTGGCGGCGCGGCGTGGTACGCGGGAGCGGTCGGCGCGCGGTCGGCCCACGCAGACGCCTTGGTCCTCTTGCTGGCGGCCGGTCTCTCGGGCGTCGGACTGACCGCAGACCTGTTCAACCTCTACGTCGTCCTCGAAATCACGGGGCTGGCGGCCTACGCGCTGGTCGCGCTGGGCGAACGCGGGTCGGCGCGCGCGGCCCTGCGCTACCTCTTTGCCGGAACGGTCGGCGCGACCCTCTATCTGCTCGGTGTCGGCTATCTATACGTTGCTACGGGGCATCTAAACATTGATAAGAGCAGTGTATTCGTTTCCGGACTCGCTCCGTCCTCGACGCTCGCGCTCGCGGCGTTCGCGTTCGTCTTCGCGGGACTGGCGGTTAAGATTCCGCTCGTGCCCGTCCACACGTGGCTTCCGGACGCCCACGCGCAGGCATCGGTGTCGGCCAGCGTCGTCCTCTCGGCGCTGGTAACGACCGCGGGCGTCTACGCCCTCGTGAAGGTTCTCTACGGCGTCTTCGGCGTCGAGTTCCTGACCGCGGTTCCGGCGGTCGGCGCGCTCGTCTCGGGTCTCGGTGCGGTCAGCGTCCTCGTCGGCGGCGCGCTGGCGCTCCGGGAGTCGAAGGTCAAGCGCGTGCTGGCCTACTCGACCGTCTCGCAACTCGGCGTCGTGGTGGTCGGCGCGGGTCTTGGCACCCGCCTCGGACTGACCGGCGCGGCGGTCCACCTGTTGGGCCACGCGATTACGAAGGCGGGCCTGTTCTTCGCGGCGGGACTGCTCTCGCTCTCGACCGGAGCCAAGACCGTAGAGGAGTGCGCGGGCGTCGGGAAGCGCGCGCCGGTGGTCGGCGCGGCGTTCGCGGTCCTCTCGCTCGGGATGGTCGGCGTCCCCCCGACGGTCGGGTTCGCCGGGAAGTGGTACGTCCTCGTCGCGGCCGCGAGCGCGGAGGCGTGGCCGCTCGTCGCCGCCGTCCTCGCCAGCTCCCTGCTCTCGCTCGCCTACTTCGGGCGGATTCTGGCCCGGATGTTCTTCGCGCCACCGGCCGACGGACTTCCCGCGGACGCCGGAGAACCGTCGGTCGGTGGCGGTACCCCGGCGAACGCGGACGCGCCGACCGAATCGGTCGGCGCGTCCGTCCTCCCGATTTTGGCCGCGCTCGCGACGCTCGCGCTCGGTCTGTCGGCGGCGACCCTCGCACAGTTCCTCGAACCGGCGGTTTCGAGTCTCCTGACATGACCGGCGCGCTGGCGCTCCGTCCGGCGCTCGCGGTCGCAGTTCCGGCGCTGGCCTCGGCGCTCGTCCTCGCCTCTCGCGGGCGGCCGACCATCCGCGAGTCGTGGACCCTGCTCGCGGTCGGCGTCGAACTCGCGGTGGTCGGGAGCCTCGTCCCCGACGTGCTGGCGGGCCGAATCCCGACCGCCTCGCTCGGCACCTTCGCCACGGGCGTCCCGCTGGCGTTCCGGGCCGACGCGCTCGGGACGCTGTTCGCGTCGGTCGTCGCGGTCCTGTGGGGGGCCGCCAGCGTCTACAGCGTCGGCTACATGCGCAAGCTCGACGAACACGACCAGACGCGCTTTTTCGCGGCGTTCGCCGCCAGCATCGCGGCCACGCTCGGGGTCGCGTTCGCCGCGAACCTGCTGACTCTCTTCGTCGCCTACGAACTCCTGACGGTCGGGACCTACCCCCTCGTGGCCCACGCCGGAACCGACGAGGCCCGCCGCGCCGGGCGCAAGTACGCCCTCTACGCCTTCGGCGGCGGCGTCGCGGTCCTCGGCGGGACCGTCCTCGTCTACGCGCTCGCCGGAACCCTCGCGTTCGCGCCCGGCGGACTCCGCGCCCTCGGGACCGCAGACCCCCTGCTCGCCCACGCCGCGTTCGGCCTGCTCGCTGGCGGGTTCGGCGTCAAGGCCGCGGTGATACCTCTTCACGGTTGGCTCCCGAACGCGATGGTCGCGCCGACGCCCGTCTCTGCGCTCCTCCACGCCGTCGCCGTCGTCAAGAGCGGCGTGTTCGGCATCGCTCGCGTGGTCCTGTTCGTCTTCGGTCCGGAGGCGGTCCGCGGGTCGGCGCTCCGGTGGCCTCTCGCTGGCGCGGCGGCCGCGACGATGGTGCTGGCCGGGTTCCTCGCGCTCCGGCAGGACAAACTCAAGCGCGTGCTGGCCTACTCGACCGCCAGCCAACTCTCGTTTATCGTCCTCGGCCTGACGATACTCACCCCCACGGCGGTCCTCGGGGCGTTGTTCCACCTCGTGACCCACGCCTTCATGAAGATTACCGCCTTTTTCTGCGCCGGGACCGTCTACGTCGAGACGAAGGCCGAGTACGTCTCGGAGATGGCCGGAATCGCGCGCCGACTCCCGACCACGCTCGCCGCGTTCTCGGTCGCCGCCGCCGGACTCGTCGGCATCCCCCTCGTGGGCGGATTCGTCAGCGAGTGGTACCTCGCCTTGGGGACTCTCGCCGGGCCGATTCCGGCGCTCGCGGCGGCCTACTGGTTGGCGGCGTTCGTGAAACTGCTCTTCTTCTGGCCCATCGTCTCGACGGCGGTCTTCGCGGACCCGACCGACGGAGACCGCCAGCAGTGGGCCGGTCCCGACCCCGGTGGCCTCCTCTCGGAGGCGTCGTGGGCCATGCTCGGACCCCTTCTTTTCACCGCCGGGGTCGCGGTCCTGCTCGGGGTCGTCCCGACCGCCACGCCCTACTTCTCGTTGGCCGAGGCGGTCGTCGCGGAGGTGTTCGGGGCGTGACCCTCCCGTGGTCGATTCCCCCGGCGCTCTTCCTGTTGGCCGCCGCGGTCGTCTGTTCCCTCGCCGAGCGCAGAGTCGGCCACGCCGCGGGCGTCCTCGCGGGCCTGCTCGCGCTCGCGTGGTCGCTCGCGGCCCCGACGGGCGGCCACCTCCCGGCCCGACTCTTCGGCTTCGAGGCGATGCCGGTCGCAGTCGACCCCCTCTCGCGCACGATGGGAGTCGCGCTCGGGTTCGTCGCGGCCGCGGACGCGGCCTACGCCTACGCCACCGACGCCGACGCCACGATGACGGCTTACGCGCTGGCCTACGCTGGCGTCTGCCTCGGCGCGGTGTTCGCGGGCGATTGGCTCACGCTCGTCGTCTGCTGGGAACTGATGGCAATCGGGGCCACCCTGCTGGTCTGGCACCGCGGCGGCCCGGCGCTCCGCGCGGGGTTCCGATACGCGATTTACCACGAAATCGGCGGCGCGTTCCTCATCGCGGGCGTCCTGCTTCACTACCTCCGAGTCGGGAGTTTCGTCTTCGGCGCGGGCGGTGTGGGGGGATTCTCGCCCGGTCTCCCGGCCCTGCTCGCGGTGGTCGGCATCGGCCTGAACGTCGGCTTTCTCGGTCTCCACCCGTGGCTGGTGGACTCGTACCCTCGCCCGCACGTCGCCGCGAGCGTCGTCCTCTGCGGGTTCACCACGAAGGTCGGCGTCTACGCCCTCGCCAGAGCCTTCCCCGGCGGCCACGACGCAATCGCGGCGATGGGTGGCGCGATGGTGCTGGTCGGGGTCACGCTCGCCATCCTCCAGACCGAAGTCCGTCGCCTCCTGACCTACCACATCGTCTCGCAGGTCGGCTACATGGTCGCGGGGGTCGGCGTCGGGTCGGCGCTCGGTCGGGCGGGCGGGATGGCCCACCTGCTCAACAACGTCCTCTACAAGTCCCTGCTGTTCATGGTCGGCGGGTGGCTGATACTCAGGACCGACTCGGAGAAGCTCAAGCGGATAGGCGGACTGGCCCGCGAGACGCCGGTCCTGTTCGCCACCTACGCGGTCGCCGCGTTCGCCATCGCGGGCGTGCCGGGGTTCAACGGCTTCGTGAGCAAGGGGATGGTCATCGACAGCGCGGACGCCGCGGACCTCGACCTGCTCTGGTGGGCGCTGGTCGTCGGCGGGGTCGGCACCGTCGTCTCGTTCGCCAAGTTCGGCTACTACGCCTTCCTCGGGGAGCGCCGCGGCGAGTCGGACAGCACGGTCGCCCGCCTCTCGCCGGTGGAGGCCGCGCCGCTGGTCGCGGTGGCGCTGGCCTGCGTTCTCCTCGGTCTCTTCCCAGACCTGCTGTTCGCGCTCGTCCCGCCGGGCACCGACGCCGCGAAGGTGTTCGTCGTCTCCCAGTTCACGAAGGCCGGTGCGGTTCTCGTCGCGGGTCTGGCGGCGTTCGCCCTGCTGAAGCGCCCCCTCTCGCGTCTCGGTGCCGTTCCGGACCTCGATTCGGTCTACCACCCGGCGGGCCGCGCGGCCCTCGACGCCGCAGTCGAGGCGACGACCCGGATCGCCCGCGCTCTCGACTCGCTGGCGAGCGCCGGGGACGCGGCGGTCGAACGCTGGCGGACCGCGGGGTTCCCCGAGGGCCGCCTCGACCCCATCGGCGTCAGCGTCCTGCTGGTCGTTCTCGTCCTCGCGGCCGCGCTGTTCGTGGTGTTCGCGGCGTGAAGCCGCCGAAACGCAGTTTCGGCGGGCGGAGGCTTTCTGGGCGTTCGTCGCACGACACCGGGACTTTTCGTCTCGATTCGCGCAGTCGCTACGACGACTTGCGCCCCGAACCGTCCGACGAGACGACGCCCCCACGAACCCTTTTGCCCGCCCGCGTCGTGGACGACTCCATGTCGAAACCACAGTACGACCGCCTCGCCGCCGACCTCGAAGCCGAGTTCGGCGACCGCCTGCGGTGGGTCGCGTCGTTCGACAGTGACGACTACACCTACGACGTTCGGTACGTCCGGGAGGACCTCAAGTCCGACCTCTCGGGGTTGGAACTCGACACCATCATCCACCGCTCTATGGCGGTGTTCAACCGCGAACACGTCGAAGACGTGTACTTCCACCTCGGAGACGCCGAGTCCCTGCTGGTCCGCCACGAGCGAGCGACGGCGCTCCACCTCTACCTCTCGCGGAACCGCGGCGTCGTGGTCAAACTCGAAGCGGACGCGAGCTTTCGGTACCCCGACTTTCTGGACGAGTGCGTCGGGACGCTCCGGGGGGAGTGACCGCTTCCGGAGGTCGGGCTCCCTACGGATGGGTTACCTACGGTAACTAGATGGTTGGAGGTAACTTTTTACGGGTAGCCGGAGTAACCCCGTCCATGACCGACGCGGACGAGCGACTACCAATCTGGTGCGCCGGGAAGGAATGGTGTCCGATTACCGCGACTGCGACGCTCATCGGTAAGAAGTGGCATCCGGTGGTCATCCACCGACTGCTCGACGGCGGGCCGATGGGGTTCAACGAACTCAAAGACGAGGTAGACGGCATCTCCAGTAAGGTCCTCTCGGACAGTCTGGAGGACCTCGAAGAGAAGCGACTGGTGAACCGGGAAATCGTGAGCGAGAAGCCGGTTCGGGTGAGTTACTCGCTGACCGAACGGGGCGAGTCGCTCGAAACGCTCATCTTCGAGATGCGCGATTGGGGTCAGGAACACCTCACGCCCGCAAACGACAAGGAAGGCGCTATCTCGTAGTCCGACCACTGACGGGGTTCGACCCGACACTCTTCCCGGACGGTAGCTCGTACATGACGCCGGGCCGCTCGTAGGCCACGTTCGGAGTCCCCGAGGTGGCGGTCGCCCGGTCGGCATCGAAACCGTTCTTCGGGAGCGCGAGCCCGAGAGTGTGCTGGCCCAATCGGGACCCGACCCGCAACGCTTCTGGTCTGGCGCGCCTCTCGTAAACGTCCCGCCCGCCCAAACTAGTCAATTCGCCATAAGATTTAATATGTAATCGAGCTATCTATATGGCTGAGATAATAAAATGAACAGAAGAAGTGTACTTAAGAAGATTGGCGGTACTGCGACCGTACTGACCGTAGCGACCCAACCCGCCCTCGGCGGCGAGCCGGCCGTGGCACAGATGAAAGAACTCGACACCTCTGACCACTCCAACCTCGACGGCGTCACGGTGACGCTGTTCGAGAACGGTCACGCGAAGGTCGAGATGTCGGGCACCCGTCCCGCCGACCCGAGCGAGGCGACGGGGTACAGCGTCCGACTCGGCGAACTCGGACAGAATCCGGGCGCACGTGCGCTCGACCGTGCAAACGCCCGCGTCGAGTCACTGCCGGCCGACGAGGTCCTCGCGCAGGACGGTGTCAGCACGGAGACGACCACGGGCAAGACCGGCTCCGGCTCGGACACGGCGTCGAGTTCGGACATCGGGACCATGGACCACGGAGGCAACGACGGCGAGGACAACTACGAGGGTGGTCTCTGGGTTCGCTCCGAGGACTCCGCCGACTTCACGCTGGCCATCACCGAAGGCTGGATCGACTGGACCACCAGCGGCGGCGAAGCCGACTACGTCGACTGGCTGTGGCACGCCACCGCCTGCGCACCCGGACTGGCGGACTGGAACATCGACGACGCTGGCCACAGCTACACCGACTGGAGCGGCGACGACGTTGAGGTCAAGTTCTACGGCGATTACTACGACTACGCCTCGGGCGACGACAGCAAGCGAACTGACTCTTACCACCGGCTGTACGCGTACGGGAACCCCGACGGGTCGATGGACTGGGACACCACTCACTGGTACACCGGTGAGGACGCCAGCGGATACCGCTTCGACGCCGGGTACTTCTCGGGGTACGACCAGCACG
It contains:
- the pdxT gene encoding pyridoxal 5'-phosphate synthase glutaminase subunit PdxT; translation: MTLTAGVVAVQGDVSEHAEAVRRAGEVHGRETEVREIRTSGTVPDCDLLLLPGGESTTISRLLHDEGIAEEIVAHVEAGKPVLATCAGLIVAATDAGDDRVRNLGVADVTVERNAFGRQKDSFEAPLDVAGLDDPFPAVFIRAPLIGDVGEGVEVLAEWDGRPVAVRDGPVVGTSFHPELTPDSRIHGLGLFDNDGRAVAEDGAEPTPDR
- a CDS encoding bifunctional nuclease family protein, whose product is MDADIDAVRVAMTDDGPVPVIVLAPNDEEGVLPIFIGFEEAVSIARGMEAEDIGRPMTHDLTLDLVEELGGRVTRVVVSALEDNTYIADLHVDTPRGEAVVDARPSDSLALAARTNAPVEVEDDVFESGRRDRDEFDQLQDIKEVVDLEP
- the hisE gene encoding phosphoribosyl-ATP diphosphatase, which translates into the protein MSDQSASGESPTHAEDATDAVLEELFAVVEDRKETLPEDSYTASLFTHEKGENAVLEKLGEETTELLLAAKDDDREEIAHESADIVYHLLVLLSMKEMDVADLRAELRDRR
- a CDS encoding ASCH domain-containing protein, with the translated sequence MATIDAGDLFPSEHMQRGVSAGEITQIHRGDHYADEGDRFELDGDQFEVVEIRERTLGDLTDEDARAEGMSDMEQYREMLNRAHDDFEWDPDSEVVMHRVEKVA
- a CDS encoding DUF5518 domain-containing protein, which codes for MTNWYAVTLGFVVMTVVGVVGLAIPGLGQLTAGLVGGFVAGYVAAGGPRRGGWHGLLAGSLGGIFVALIFSVAVSVLGAVGLGPFGPLLGGGVFLVGVVIALLMGLESALAGAVGGWVAEE
- a CDS encoding AIR synthase family protein, translating into MTDLGKVDRDFFDRHIYPHLGADRGDVRLGPQHGVDFGVVEVGGEAVVLASDPLSLTPALGFEKAAWFAVHVALSDAAVSGIPPSHLAVTFTLPPEMTDDEFATVWETFDREATELGVAIVTGHTARYGGCQYPWVGGATTLAVGDPADLVRPDGATPGDHLLVTKGPAIEVPGFLVTLFEDEIDLPDSTLAEAKERFWDMSPVRDALTAAAAGPVTAMHDATEGGLQGALVELARAGGVRLDVDSGAVPVLPGVAESCEYFGIDPWTATSEGTLVLTVESGGVDDVLAALESENIPAAEIGRVREGEGVVVDGEEVSHPEVDPTWEVFEEYAERVGLE
- a CDS encoding Na+/H+ antiporter subunit E, with amino-acid sequence MRGSELSSSTESPTARLLATFAVSYGFYLALGNAADPFDLVTGAVSAGVVAVAFAGFAFPESPSVRRTGGRLVRALAALPVLLWEILKANVALAAILLDPRLPIDPSVVRVESAAESDLERTAFASAVTLTPGTVVLDVTDDAYHVHALTAASRESLREGSLSRVVASVFRDREDLERREGDGGRE
- a CDS encoding monovalent cation/H+ antiporter complex subunit F; the protein is MTDAPTDFLLGVAVVLVALAGVVGYRVVVGPTLQDRVVAVNALGTTAVVVLALLAAALDDPGLLDVALAYGLLNFLLSVGLARVLGEQNAPTAGKSPDADGGPR
- the mnhG gene encoding monovalent cation/H(+) antiporter subunit G — encoded protein: MTPREAVVALLAVGSVAFTGLAAVGLLRLPEVYSRAHAASKADTLGALSAFAAVGVAFGVDSATLKTIFLFVFVLATTPAATHAVVRTAYRAESERGARPVESADSAGDDRGERDD
- a CDS encoding DUF4040 domain-containing protein, which produces MTDPLVVALLALAVLLAVGIAVLADAVATVVVFGAYGLSLALLWAALRAPDVALTEAAVGAGISTALFLAVLGRSPAEFAVSLSRPRFRVRPATALTAVGTALALGVTVPALPAFGDPSAPPFGRVVPFYLADAPTLGVENVVTAILVVYRGFDTFGEVVVVFTAGVAAAAVLREVSA